Proteins from one Planctomyces sp. SH-PL62 genomic window:
- a CDS encoding efflux RND transporter permease subunit yields the protein MFANILHRPALAIVISIIILFLGGLSIKTLPISQFPSVAPPSVVVTVSYPGASAKVLVDSVLIILEQAINGVADMRYMASAATSAGEATIMIIFEPGTDPNVAVLNVQNRIQTVKNRLPPLVEREGIVVMQAMTSMLMYVNIYSTDESHDQNFLYNYAFVNLVPEIKRVRGVGSATILGNRQYAMRVWLNLDRMRAYNISSEDVMKAVGEQSMIGSPGRLGQATGIKSQTVEYVLTWVGRYNEPKQYEDIILRANPDGEILRLKDVARVDLSSSYYDIYSDIDGHPSAAIVLKQLPGTNAAVVIEEVKEKLKEIKEASFPPGMTFEVSYDVSSFLEASIEQVLHTLFEAFVLVSLVVFLFLGDFRSTLIPTLAVPVSLIGTFFFLQLFGLSINLITLFALVLAIGVVVDDAIVVVEAVHAKMHEKHLSPYRATQEVIQEISGAIIAITLVMTAVFVPVTFMTGPVGTFYRQFGITMATSIVLSGVVALTLTPVLCAMILKPHTGQRKRGPLAMLLHVFDRGVEKVTGGYVAFLRPVVTQRMFTSLVVAGFGAGIFLVNTHLPAGFIPLEDQGMIYGIIQTPPGSTLEYTNAKSHELQEVAKSIEGISSVSSLAGYEVLTEGRGSNAGTCLINLKSWSERKMTSKQIIEELERKGSEISNVKLEFFEPPAVPGFGAAGGFSTRVLDKTNSMNYEELGKVTDKFMAALAKRKEVKGLFTFFASNYPQYEIVVDNDKAMQKGVSIAKAMDNLSIVVGSTWEQGFIRFGQFYKVFVQALPEFRRYPEDFQNMFVKNDKGDMVPYSAFMTLRKQQGLNEINRYNLYPSAAIQGAPAAGYSSGEAIAAIEEVAAETLPRGYGLGWEALSYDEARKGNLAVFIFLIVVIFVYLVLVGQYESFILPLAVILSLPIGIFGSFLFLQAMGLSNDVYAQIGLVMLVGLLGKNAILIVEFAVQRHREGLSIQDAAIEAGKLRFRPILMTSFAFIAGLIPLVRASGPGAIGNRTIGTTAVGGMLLGTVIGVLFIPGLYYLFGKMADGGKLLQDESDEPLSETIQHG from the coding sequence TCGTCATATCGATCATCATCCTCTTTCTGGGGGGGCTGTCCATCAAGACGCTCCCCATCTCGCAATTCCCTTCGGTCGCGCCTCCGAGCGTGGTGGTCACGGTCTCCTATCCCGGGGCCAGCGCCAAGGTGCTGGTCGACTCCGTGCTGATCATCCTGGAGCAGGCGATCAACGGCGTCGCGGATATGCGCTACATGGCTTCCGCCGCCACCAGCGCGGGCGAGGCCACGATCATGATCATCTTCGAGCCGGGCACGGACCCGAACGTGGCGGTCCTGAACGTCCAGAACCGGATCCAGACGGTGAAGAACCGCCTGCCACCGCTGGTGGAACGCGAGGGGATCGTCGTCATGCAGGCCATGACGAGCATGTTGATGTATGTGAATATTTACAGTACGGACGAGAGCCACGACCAGAATTTCCTCTACAACTACGCCTTCGTCAACCTCGTGCCCGAGATCAAGCGGGTGCGGGGCGTCGGCAGCGCGACGATCCTCGGCAATCGGCAGTACGCCATGCGGGTCTGGCTGAACCTCGACCGCATGCGGGCCTATAACATCTCGTCCGAGGACGTCATGAAGGCCGTGGGCGAGCAGAGCATGATCGGCTCGCCCGGTCGGCTCGGCCAGGCGACCGGGATCAAGTCGCAGACGGTCGAATACGTCCTCACGTGGGTGGGCCGCTACAACGAGCCGAAGCAATACGAGGACATCATCCTGAGGGCCAATCCGGACGGCGAGATCCTGCGGCTCAAGGACGTGGCCAGGGTCGACCTCAGCTCCTCCTATTACGACATCTATTCGGACATCGACGGCCATCCCTCGGCGGCCATCGTGCTCAAGCAGCTCCCGGGGACCAACGCGGCCGTCGTCATCGAGGAGGTCAAGGAGAAGCTGAAGGAGATCAAGGAGGCTTCCTTCCCGCCGGGGATGACGTTCGAGGTCAGCTATGACGTCTCCAGCTTCCTGGAGGCCTCCATCGAGCAGGTGCTCCACACCCTGTTCGAGGCCTTCGTGCTGGTCTCCCTCGTGGTGTTCCTGTTCCTCGGCGACTTCCGCTCCACCCTGATCCCGACGTTGGCGGTGCCGGTGTCGCTGATCGGGACGTTCTTCTTCCTGCAGCTGTTCGGCCTGTCGATCAACCTGATCACGCTCTTCGCGCTGGTGCTGGCGATCGGCGTCGTGGTCGACGACGCCATCGTGGTGGTCGAGGCCGTGCACGCCAAGATGCACGAGAAACATTTATCGCCGTATCGAGCGACCCAGGAGGTCATCCAGGAGATCAGCGGCGCGATCATCGCCATCACCTTGGTGATGACGGCGGTGTTCGTCCCCGTGACGTTCATGACGGGGCCGGTCGGCACCTTCTACCGCCAGTTCGGCATCACGATGGCCACGTCCATCGTCCTCTCCGGCGTGGTGGCGTTGACCCTCACGCCGGTCCTCTGCGCGATGATCCTCAAGCCCCACACGGGCCAGAGGAAGCGAGGGCCGCTGGCGATGCTCCTGCACGTCTTCGACCGCGGCGTCGAGAAGGTGACCGGCGGATACGTCGCGTTCCTGCGGCCGGTCGTCACGCAACGCATGTTCACATCTCTGGTCGTCGCCGGATTCGGCGCCGGCATCTTTCTGGTGAACACCCACCTCCCGGCGGGGTTCATCCCGCTCGAGGACCAGGGGATGATCTACGGGATCATCCAGACCCCGCCCGGCTCGACGCTGGAGTACACCAACGCCAAGTCCCACGAGCTGCAGGAGGTCGCCAAGAGCATCGAGGGGATCAGCTCGGTCTCCTCGCTCGCCGGGTACGAGGTGCTGACCGAGGGGCGCGGCTCGAACGCGGGCACGTGCCTCATCAATCTCAAGAGCTGGTCCGAGCGGAAGATGACCTCGAAGCAGATCATCGAGGAGCTCGAACGCAAAGGGAGCGAGATCTCCAACGTCAAGCTCGAGTTCTTCGAGCCCCCCGCGGTCCCGGGCTTCGGCGCCGCCGGCGGGTTCTCGACGCGCGTCCTCGACAAGACGAACTCGATGAACTACGAGGAACTCGGGAAGGTGACCGACAAGTTCATGGCCGCCCTCGCGAAGCGCAAGGAGGTGAAAGGGTTGTTCACCTTTTTCGCAAGCAACTATCCGCAATATGAGATCGTCGTCGACAACGACAAGGCCATGCAGAAGGGGGTGTCGATCGCGAAGGCGATGGACAACTTGTCGATCGTCGTGGGGAGCACCTGGGAGCAGGGGTTCATCCGGTTCGGCCAGTTCTACAAGGTGTTCGTCCAGGCCCTGCCGGAGTTCCGGCGATATCCGGAAGACTTCCAGAACATGTTCGTCAAGAACGACAAGGGTGACATGGTCCCCTACTCCGCGTTCATGACGCTGAGGAAGCAGCAGGGCTTGAACGAGATCAACCGCTACAACCTGTATCCATCCGCCGCCATCCAGGGGGCCCCGGCCGCCGGATACAGCAGCGGCGAGGCGATCGCGGCCATCGAGGAGGTCGCGGCCGAGACGTTGCCTCGCGGCTACGGGCTCGGGTGGGAAGCCCTCTCCTACGACGAGGCGCGCAAGGGGAACCTGGCCGTCTTCATCTTCCTGATCGTGGTGATCTTCGTCTACCTCGTGCTCGTCGGCCAGTATGAGAGCTTCATCCTGCCGCTGGCGGTGATCCTGTCGCTGCCGATCGGGATCTTCGGCTCCTTCCTGTTCCTCCAGGCCATGGGGCTGTCCAACGACGTCTACGCCCAGATCGGCCTCGTCATGCTGGTCGGCCTTCTGGGGAAGAACGCGATCCTCATCGTCGAGTTCGCGGTGCAACGGCATCGCGAGGGGCTGAGCATCCAGGATGCGGCGATCGAGGCCGGGAAGCTTCGATTCCGGCCGATCCTGATGACCTCTTTCGCCTTCATCGCCGGCCTGATCCCGCTGGTCCGCGCCAGCGGCCCGGGTGCGATCGGGAACCGCACGATCGGCACCACCGCCGTCGGGGGGATGCTTTTGGGCACGGTGATCGGCGTCCTGTTCATCCCCGGGCTCTACTACCTGTTCGGCAAGATGGCCGACGGGGGGAAGCTCCTGCAGGATGAGTCGGACGAGCCCCTCAGCGAGACGATCCAGCATGGATGA